The following proteins are encoded in a genomic region of Pseudodesulfovibrio mercurii:
- a CDS encoding thiamine pyrophosphate-dependent enzyme has translation MTEMNEKLVFDKPKSVIDRPTHYCPGCHHGIAHRLIGELLDEMDLAEKTLMVTSIGCSVFLYNYLNADAVEAPHGRAPAVATGVKRSRPDKFVFTYQGDGDLASIGMAEIMHAANRGEKMCVVFVNNTVYGMTGGQMAPTTMIGQITTTTPAGRCQTHEGAPIRMTEIIASLGGTAFAARAALNTVANIKKAKKYLKKAFEFQLNNTGFGFVELLSGCPTNWKMTPLKANERIQNEMIPYFPLGIYKDVSEEGGVC, from the coding sequence ATGACCGAAATGAACGAAAAACTGGTCTTCGACAAGCCCAAGTCCGTCATCGACCGGCCGACCCACTACTGCCCGGGCTGCCACCACGGCATCGCCCACCGGCTCATCGGCGAACTGCTCGACGAAATGGACCTGGCCGAAAAGACCCTCATGGTCACCTCCATCGGCTGCTCGGTCTTCCTCTACAACTACCTCAACGCCGACGCGGTGGAGGCCCCCCACGGCCGCGCCCCGGCGGTGGCCACCGGCGTCAAGCGCTCCCGGCCCGACAAGTTCGTCTTCACCTACCAGGGCGATGGCGACCTGGCCTCCATCGGCATGGCCGAGATCATGCACGCCGCCAACCGCGGCGAGAAAATGTGCGTGGTCTTCGTCAACAACACGGTCTACGGCATGACCGGCGGCCAGATGGCCCCGACCACCATGATCGGACAGATCACCACGACCACCCCGGCGGGCCGCTGCCAGACCCACGAGGGCGCGCCCATCCGCATGACCGAGATCATCGCCTCCCTGGGCGGCACCGCCTTTGCCGCGCGCGCCGCGCTCAACACCGTGGCCAACATCAAGAAGGCCAAGAAATACCTGAAAAAGGCCTTCGAGTTCCAACTGAACAACACCGGCTTCGGGTTCGTGGAGCTGCTCTCCGGCTGCCCGACCAACTGGAAGATGACCCCGCTCAAAGCCAATGAACGCATCCAGAATGAAATGATCCCGTACTTCCCGCTCGGCATCTACAAGGATGTGTCCGAGGAAGGAGGTGTCTGCTGA
- the dnaN gene encoding DNA polymerase III subunit beta, translated as MFLKVNRDEIIEGLQKSANIIPAKTGAAFLRTIWLQCENGNLNIMSTDSNLEFMGSYPAALEGEGLAGVQGRAFYDLVKQLRSDQGELTIHTDEANQNVLVEQKARKYKFPVNDPEWFQKFSTFPEDNTVYWSGDFLHEIIDKISFCISDEDSMEAIACIYMVPRDKAGNKTVEVCGLNGHQFAMLNFVNDDIYAMLPEEGVLIQKKYLAELKKWLTADEIELAISNKRLFFRTGDKRETFTLPLSYYQYPNYNNFLARLNDDNVSTLEVNRLDLVDALSRVALFNTDSNRCAYFSFDDNEVTVSAQGQETGTARESIDATFTGDMTRIAFPTRNLIEILNHFASPTVKFTLTGTEAPCGLTGPDDKDYNVIVMPMMIQEETYYTEENA; from the coding sequence ATGTTTCTGAAAGTGAACCGAGATGAAATCATCGAAGGACTCCAGAAGTCGGCGAACATCATCCCGGCGAAAACCGGAGCGGCCTTCCTGCGGACCATCTGGCTCCAGTGCGAGAACGGGAACCTGAACATCATGAGCACGGACTCCAACCTGGAGTTCATGGGTTCCTATCCCGCCGCCCTGGAGGGCGAGGGACTGGCCGGCGTGCAGGGGCGCGCCTTCTACGACCTGGTCAAGCAGCTCCGCTCCGATCAGGGCGAGCTGACCATCCACACGGATGAGGCCAACCAGAACGTGCTGGTGGAGCAGAAGGCCCGCAAGTACAAGTTCCCGGTGAACGACCCCGAGTGGTTCCAGAAGTTCTCCACCTTCCCCGAGGACAACACGGTCTACTGGTCCGGCGACTTCCTGCACGAGATCATCGACAAGATTTCCTTCTGCATCTCGGACGAGGACTCCATGGAGGCCATCGCCTGCATCTACATGGTCCCGCGCGACAAGGCCGGTAACAAGACCGTGGAGGTCTGCGGCCTGAACGGGCACCAGTTCGCCATGCTCAACTTCGTCAACGACGACATCTACGCCATGCTCCCGGAAGAGGGCGTGCTCATCCAGAAGAAGTACCTGGCCGAGCTGAAGAAGTGGCTGACCGCGGACGAGATCGAGCTGGCCATCTCCAATAAGCGGCTCTTCTTCCGCACCGGGGACAAGCGCGAGACCTTCACCCTGCCGCTGTCCTACTACCAGTATCCCAACTACAACAACTTCCTGGCCCGGCTGAACGACGACAACGTCTCCACCCTGGAAGTGAACCGGCTGGACCTGGTGGACGCCCTGTCCCGCGTGGCCCTGTTCAACACCGACTCCAACCGCTGCGCCTACTTCTCGTTCGACGACAACGAGGTCACGGTTTCGGCCCAGGGCCAGGAGACCGGCACGGCGCGCGAGTCCATCGACGCGACCTTCACCGGGGACATGACCCGCATCGCCTTCCCGACCCGCAACCTGATCGAGATCCTGAACCACTTCGCCTCGCCAACCGTGAAGTTCACCCTGACCGGCACCGAGGCGCCGTGCGGCCTGACCGGTCCGGACGACAAGGATTACAATGTGATCGTCATGCCGATGATGATCCAGGAAGAGACCTACTATACCGAGGAAAACGCATAA
- a CDS encoding DnaA ATPase domain-containing protein, with protein sequence MKEALRQHLLQTCTDEELKRWFDPLSFDYSEENKRLTVGFPHAFFAKWFESDIQDRFEAQLNMFLGNGYVVSYKDSETQDRPRGVQVSDVVKRIDFPFGQEFTFDTFLINKKNYFPIASAKEVAKQSGSLFNPFIICGPGGSGKTHLLKSVGNEIAKKHDYSTIFMGSLEELNSLYSIRFKGDPFKARNHLFDYNFLFIDDFHKIKEHPHFQQELVNIFNHFYDNKKQMVLACREKVTSYDFLDDNLQSRLGWGLIVTLKEPDLEIRVGYIQRQARAKRLSLTKEQVLTLAQRFTDFRYLQGILLKLFAFKELVKQDLTQKDFEHILANTEEKTTDDLTPKKILSVVAEHFSVHVKDLTGTKRHQHIAHARQVAMYLCRQMLNTSYPALGRAFGGKDHSTVLYSVKKIDQLQEDDFELKQLLKTLKNKCRMS encoded by the coding sequence GTGAAAGAAGCACTTCGGCAACATCTCCTCCAGACCTGCACGGACGAGGAACTCAAGCGCTGGTTCGATCCGCTTTCCTTCGATTACTCCGAGGAAAACAAGCGGCTGACCGTGGGTTTTCCCCATGCCTTTTTCGCCAAGTGGTTCGAGTCCGACATCCAGGACCGGTTCGAGGCGCAGCTGAACATGTTCCTGGGCAACGGGTACGTGGTCAGCTACAAGGACAGCGAGACCCAGGACCGGCCGCGCGGCGTGCAGGTGTCCGACGTGGTCAAGCGCATCGACTTCCCCTTCGGCCAGGAATTCACCTTCGACACCTTTCTGATCAACAAGAAAAACTACTTCCCCATCGCCTCGGCCAAGGAAGTGGCCAAGCAGTCGGGCTCCCTGTTCAACCCGTTCATCATCTGCGGGCCCGGCGGATCGGGCAAGACCCACCTGCTCAAGTCCGTGGGCAACGAGATCGCCAAGAAGCACGACTATTCGACCATCTTCATGGGCTCCCTGGAGGAGCTCAACTCGCTCTATTCCATCCGCTTCAAGGGCGACCCGTTCAAGGCGCGCAACCACCTGTTCGACTACAATTTCCTGTTCATCGACGACTTCCACAAGATCAAGGAACATCCCCATTTCCAACAGGAACTGGTCAACATCTTCAACCACTTCTACGACAACAAGAAGCAGATGGTCCTGGCCTGCCGCGAGAAGGTCACCAGCTACGATTTTCTGGACGACAACCTGCAATCCCGGCTCGGCTGGGGGCTGATCGTGACCCTCAAGGAACCGGACCTGGAGATCCGCGTGGGCTACATCCAGCGCCAGGCCCGGGCCAAGCGGCTCTCCCTGACCAAGGAGCAGGTCCTGACCCTGGCCCAGCGGTTCACGGACTTCCGCTATCTGCAGGGCATCCTGCTCAAGCTCTTCGCCTTCAAGGAGCTGGTCAAGCAGGACCTGACCCAGAAGGACTTCGAACACATCCTGGCCAACACCGAGGAGAAGACCACCGACGACCTGACGCCCAAGAAGATCCTGAGCGTGGTGGCCGAGCATTTCAGCGTCCACGTCAAGGACCTGACCGGGACCAAGCGACACCAGCACATCGCCCACGCCAGGCAGGTGGCCATGTATCTCTGCCGCCAGATGCTGAACACCTCGTACCCGGCTCTGGGGCGGGCGTTCGGCGGCAAGGACCACTCCACGGTCCTGTACTCGGTCAAAAAAATCGATCAATTACAGGAAGATGACTTCGAATTGAAACAGCTGTTGAAAACCTTGAAGAATAAATGTCGCATGTCGTGA
- a CDS encoding 2-oxoacid:acceptor oxidoreductase family protein: protein MRYMDTIIAGFGGQGVMLIGNLLAYAGMKDGLNVTYIPVYGPEMRGGTANCTVVLSEEDIGSPIIRRPKSLIAMNRPSLDKFQPRVVDNGIHIINSSLIDMELADTGRLKCYGVPCNEIADELGNTRMANMVAIGAFVQASGIIPLDAVIGSLENVISPHYHKLIPANTKAIQAGAKHVA, encoded by the coding sequence ATGCGCTACATGGATACCATCATCGCGGGCTTCGGCGGCCAGGGCGTCATGCTCATCGGCAACCTGCTCGCCTACGCGGGCATGAAGGACGGCCTCAACGTCACCTACATCCCGGTCTACGGCCCGGAGATGCGCGGCGGCACCGCCAACTGCACGGTCGTCCTCTCCGAAGAGGACATCGGTTCGCCCATCATCCGTCGGCCCAAGTCCCTCATCGCCATGAACCGCCCGTCCCTGGACAAGTTCCAGCCGCGCGTGGTCGACAACGGCATCCACATCATCAACTCCTCGCTCATCGACATGGAGCTGGCCGACACCGGTCGCCTCAAATGCTACGGCGTACCCTGCAACGAGATCGCCGACGAGCTGGGCAATACCCGCATGGCCAACATGGTCGCCATCGGCGCCTTCGTCCAGGCCTCGGGCATCATCCCGCTGGACGCGGTCATCGGCTCGCTGGAAAACGTCATCTCCCCGCACTACCACAAGCTCATCCCGGCCAACACCAAGGCCATCCAAGCCGGCGCCAAACACGTCGCCTAG
- a CDS encoding 4Fe-4S binding protein has translation MSRIEVREDRCKGCLLCTTVCPVDIIVQSDRFNVSGYKVAEVPEADKDKCTGCASCAQICPDVAIRVYRTPKKKEGK, from the coding sequence ATGTCTCGAATCGAGGTCCGGGAAGACAGGTGCAAAGGCTGTTTGCTCTGCACCACCGTCTGCCCCGTCGACATCATCGTCCAGTCTGACCGGTTCAACGTCAGCGGCTACAAGGTCGCCGAGGTGCCCGAGGCCGACAAGGACAAATGTACCGGCTGCGCATCCTGCGCCCAGATCTGCCCGGACGTGGCGATCAGAGTGTACAGGACCCCAAAGAAGAAAGAGGGGAAGTAG
- the queA gene encoding tRNA preQ1(34) S-adenosylmethionine ribosyltransferase-isomerase QueA → MEIPEDYRLSSYDYPLPEDRIAQEPAARRDGSRLLVLDRAARSLTPARFTDLLDYLPDDCLLVANNSRVIPARVFGRKPTGGQVEFLLLTPLPLLTPEERDGWLTVRAEGLLRASKGPKPGATVTFADDFSLTALEAGEFGRWQVELRWKGDLTALFNSLGHLPLPPYIKRPDVEADRERYQTTYADRSKTGSVAAPTAGLHFTPELRERIRAKGIQWAEVTLYVGYGTFSPVRCPDIRDHRMHAEYIEVSEETAEAVRGAKAEGRPVIAVGTTSARTLEGMVREAGSIRQFRGETDIFISPGYTFKVIDGILTNFHLPESSLIIMISALAGRKTILDAYAFALENDFRFFSYGDAMLIR, encoded by the coding sequence ATGGAAATACCCGAAGATTACCGCCTGTCGAGCTACGACTATCCCCTGCCCGAGGACCGCATCGCCCAGGAACCCGCCGCCCGCCGCGACGGGTCCAGGCTCCTGGTCCTGGACCGCGCGGCCCGTTCCCTGACCCCGGCCCGGTTCACCGATCTCCTGGACTACCTGCCGGACGACTGCCTGCTGGTGGCCAACAACTCGCGCGTCATCCCGGCGCGCGTCTTCGGCCGCAAGCCCACGGGCGGCCAGGTGGAGTTCCTGCTGCTCACGCCCCTGCCGCTGCTCACACCCGAGGAGCGGGACGGCTGGCTGACCGTCCGGGCCGAAGGGCTGCTGCGCGCCTCCAAGGGACCCAAACCCGGCGCGACCGTGACCTTTGCCGACGACTTTTCCCTGACCGCGCTGGAAGCCGGGGAGTTCGGCCGCTGGCAGGTGGAACTGCGCTGGAAGGGGGACCTGACAGCGCTGTTCAACAGCCTGGGCCACCTGCCCCTGCCGCCGTACATCAAGCGCCCGGACGTTGAAGCCGACCGCGAGCGCTACCAGACCACCTACGCCGACCGGTCCAAGACCGGGTCCGTGGCCGCGCCCACGGCCGGGCTGCACTTCACCCCGGAGCTGCGCGAGCGCATCCGGGCCAAGGGCATCCAGTGGGCCGAGGTGACGCTCTACGTGGGCTACGGGACCTTCAGCCCGGTGCGCTGCCCGGACATCCGCGACCACCGCATGCACGCCGAATACATCGAGGTGAGCGAGGAAACCGCCGAGGCCGTGCGCGGGGCCAAGGCCGAAGGGCGGCCGGTCATCGCCGTGGGCACCACCAGCGCCCGGACCCTGGAAGGCATGGTCCGCGAGGCCGGTTCCATACGGCAATTCCGTGGAGAAACGGACATATTCATATCCCCGGGCTATACTTTCAAGGTTATCGACGGTATTCTGACGAACTTCCATTTGCCAGAATCGTCGCTCATCATTATGATCTCGGCTCTTGCTGGCAGAAAAACGATCCTGGATGCCTATGCGTTCGCCCTTGAAAACGACTTCCGCTTCTTCTCCTACGGGGATGCGATGCTCATCAGGTAG
- a CDS encoding 3-methyl-2-oxobutanoate dehydrogenase subunit VorB gives MSKKNDRIFVKGNEAIARGALAAKCRCFFGYPITPQNDIPEFMSSEIIKAGGDFVQAESEVAAANMLLGAGATGVRAMTSSSSPGIALKQEAISYMAGSEVPAVIVNMNRGGPGLGDIGPAQGDYYQSTRGGGHGDYRHFTLGPGTVQEAYDLTIKAFDIAFTHRTPVLILGDAILGQMKEPITPWEPEGIDEDAGRDWAITGRTDGREKRLIKSLFLEEGALAEQNRHLQAKYDSWKGLTEAEQFETEDADLIVCAYGSIGRIAKSAVRKFRKDGRKVGLFRPITLYPFPSDELKALAEQGKRFLTIEHNLGQMVDDVRLAIRTVADSDFYPIYPGNLPTPDELEEPILKCLEGK, from the coding sequence ATGAGCAAGAAAAACGACCGCATCTTCGTCAAGGGGAACGAAGCCATCGCGCGCGGCGCACTGGCCGCCAAGTGCAGATGCTTCTTCGGCTACCCCATCACCCCGCAGAACGACATACCCGAATTCATGTCCTCGGAGATCATCAAGGCCGGCGGCGACTTCGTCCAGGCCGAATCCGAGGTGGCCGCGGCCAACATGCTGCTCGGCGCGGGCGCGACCGGCGTCCGGGCCATGACCTCCAGCTCCTCCCCCGGCATCGCGCTCAAGCAGGAGGCCATCTCCTACATGGCGGGCAGCGAGGTCCCGGCGGTCATCGTCAACATGAACCGTGGCGGGCCAGGCCTGGGCGACATCGGCCCGGCCCAGGGCGACTACTACCAGTCCACCCGGGGCGGCGGCCACGGCGACTACCGCCACTTCACCCTCGGACCCGGCACGGTCCAGGAGGCCTACGACCTGACCATCAAGGCCTTTGACATCGCCTTCACCCACCGCACCCCGGTGCTCATCCTGGGCGACGCCATTCTCGGCCAGATGAAGGAACCCATCACCCCCTGGGAACCCGAAGGCATCGACGAGGACGCGGGCCGCGACTGGGCCATCACCGGCCGAACCGACGGCCGCGAAAAGCGTCTGATCAAGTCCCTCTTCCTCGAGGAAGGGGCCCTGGCCGAACAGAACAGGCACCTCCAGGCCAAATACGACTCCTGGAAGGGCCTGACCGAGGCCGAGCAGTTCGAGACCGAGGACGCGGACCTCATCGTCTGCGCCTACGGCTCCATCGGCCGCATCGCCAAGTCCGCGGTGCGCAAGTTCCGCAAGGACGGCCGCAAGGTCGGCCTGTTCCGGCCCATCACCCTGTACCCGTTCCCGTCGGACGAGCTCAAGGCCCTGGCCGAACAGGGCAAGCGGTTCCTGACCATCGAACACAACCTCGGCCAGATGGTCGACGACGTGCGCCTGGCCATCCGGACCGTGGCCGACTCCGACTTCTACCCCATCTATCCCGGCAACCTGCCCACCCCGGACGAACTGGAGGAGCCCATCCTCAAATGCCTGGAGGGTAAATAA
- a CDS encoding homocysteine biosynthesis protein, with product MAEYKVNKTVQEINERIRQGKAVVVNAEEMIEIVRKEGKVKAAQEVDVVTTGTFSPMCSSGLLFNIGQQPPVMKVSKLWLNNVPCYSGIAAVDAYLGATEPAEDDPLNKVHPGRFAYGGAHVMEDLLRGKAVHLRAEAYGTDCYPRRELDKDVTLADLPNAVMLNPRNCYQNYNAAVNLTNRTIYTYMGPLKANASNVNYATAGALSPLFNDPYFRTIGMGTRIFLGGGIGYVIGEGTQHVQKPKRNERGIPEGGSGTLMLKGDFKKMNARYVRAQSIIGYGVSLALGVGIPIPMLNEELAWFAGVANEDISMPVKDYGYDYPNGIPREVTRVSFAELRSGRIMVNGKETATVPVTSHSMSLEVADKLKEWILAGKFLLTEKQDDIPSF from the coding sequence ATGGCTGAATACAAAGTGAACAAGACGGTCCAGGAGATCAACGAGCGCATCCGCCAGGGCAAGGCCGTGGTGGTCAATGCCGAGGAGATGATCGAGATCGTCAGGAAGGAAGGCAAGGTCAAGGCCGCCCAGGAAGTGGACGTGGTCACCACCGGCACCTTCTCGCCCATGTGCTCCTCGGGGCTGCTCTTCAACATCGGGCAGCAGCCGCCGGTCATGAAGGTCTCCAAGCTCTGGCTGAACAACGTGCCCTGCTACAGCGGCATCGCGGCCGTGGACGCCTATCTCGGGGCCACCGAGCCCGCCGAGGACGATCCCCTGAACAAGGTCCATCCCGGCCGCTTCGCCTACGGCGGGGCCCACGTCATGGAGGACCTGCTGCGCGGCAAGGCCGTGCACCTGCGGGCCGAGGCCTACGGCACGGATTGCTACCCCCGGCGCGAACTGGACAAGGACGTGACCCTGGCCGATCTGCCCAACGCGGTCATGCTCAACCCGCGCAACTGCTACCAGAACTACAACGCGGCCGTGAACCTGACCAACCGGACCATCTACACGTACATGGGTCCGCTCAAGGCCAACGCGTCCAACGTCAACTACGCCACCGCGGGCGCCCTGTCCCCGCTGTTCAACGACCCGTACTTCCGGACCATCGGCATGGGCACGCGCATATTCCTGGGCGGGGGCATCGGCTACGTCATCGGCGAGGGCACCCAGCATGTCCAGAAGCCCAAGCGCAACGAGCGCGGCATCCCCGAGGGCGGCTCGGGCACGCTCATGCTCAAGGGCGACTTCAAGAAGATGAACGCCCGCTACGTGCGCGCCCAGTCCATCATCGGCTACGGCGTTTCCCTGGCCCTCGGCGTGGGCATCCCCATCCCCATGCTCAACGAGGAGCTGGCCTGGTTCGCCGGCGTGGCCAACGAGGACATCTCCATGCCGGTCAAGGACTACGGCTACGACTACCCCAACGGCATTCCGCGCGAGGTCACCCGCGTGAGCTTCGCCGAGCTCAGGAGCGGCCGGATCATGGTCAACGGGAAGGAGACCGCCACCGTGCCCGTGACCTCCCACTCCATGTCCCTGGAAGTGGCCGACAAGCTCAAGGAATGGATCCTGGCCGGCAAATTCCTGCTGACCGAAAAACAGGACGACATCCCGAGCTTCTAG
- the gyrB gene encoding DNA topoisomerase (ATP-hydrolyzing) subunit B, which translates to MSEKQYNAESITVLEGLEAVRKRPAMYIGSTDIRGLHHLVYEVIDNSIDEAMAGYCDKIKVTLHMDNSCTVTDNGRGIPVDIHPKEKIPAVQVAMTTLHAGGKFDNDSYKVSGGLHGVGVSCVNALSEFMETTVKRDGKTWRMKFERGHVVKGLEEVGPADSTGTSQRFRPDEDIFEVNQFDYDVLRKRFKELAYLNSGLEIEFKDERNPESKPEIFKFTGGIKQYVKDINSNLTTIGEIVYGEGESENMLVEFALQYTASYKENTYTFANNIRTIEGGTHLAGYKTALTRAINSYIQSADLPKKLIQKLTGDDVREGLTSVISVKLPNPQFEGQTKTKLGNSEAAGLVAGVIYDKLNTFFEENPKEARFIIEKVVDAARAREAARKARDLVRRKGALSDNALPGKLADCQSKSPEDSEIFLVEGDSAGGSAKQGRDPKIQAILPLRGKILNVEKTRLDKMLGNKEIRAMITAFGIGIGHEEDEKDYSKLRYHKIVIMTDADVDGSHIRTLLLTFFFRQYEELINRGHIYIAQPPLYRASKGKFERFIKDDVELDNFLLERVGGDLSVKTGNGKVLEGQKLIGVMDKIRFLRTRFHEAETVGIDAILYRKLLNFPERISYTYFEEHDPEKFKRDFETNGYQVQIETEHDAEMDKDRTYLDFENENGHRTRLAMEFFYSKLYKTAYNTYGELKEVCGGFEFVLDLKEEQRPVSGFFSLYDAVIEEAHRGWSIQRYKGLGEMNPEQLWETTMNPENRTMLRVTIEDAAAANDIFVDLMGDNVEPRREFIEKNALAVQELDI; encoded by the coding sequence ATGAGCGAGAAACAGTACAACGCCGAGTCGATCACCGTACTCGAGGGGCTCGAGGCCGTCCGCAAACGCCCGGCCATGTACATCGGGTCCACGGACATCCGTGGCCTGCATCATCTGGTCTACGAAGTCATCGACAACTCCATTGACGAGGCCATGGCCGGGTACTGCGACAAGATCAAGGTCACCCTGCACATGGACAACTCCTGCACGGTGACCGACAACGGCCGCGGCATCCCGGTGGACATCCACCCCAAGGAAAAGATCCCGGCTGTCCAGGTGGCCATGACCACGCTGCACGCGGGCGGCAAGTTCGACAACGACTCCTACAAGGTTTCGGGCGGCCTGCACGGCGTGGGCGTGTCCTGCGTCAACGCCCTGTCCGAGTTTATGGAGACCACGGTCAAGCGCGACGGCAAGACCTGGCGCATGAAGTTCGAGCGCGGCCACGTGGTCAAGGGACTGGAGGAGGTCGGCCCGGCCGATTCCACCGGCACCAGCCAGCGGTTCCGGCCCGACGAGGACATCTTCGAGGTCAACCAGTTCGATTACGACGTGCTGCGCAAGCGGTTCAAGGAGCTGGCCTACCTCAACTCCGGCCTGGAGATCGAATTCAAGGACGAGCGCAACCCCGAGTCCAAGCCCGAGATCTTCAAGTTCACCGGCGGCATCAAGCAGTACGTCAAGGACATCAACTCCAACCTGACGACCATCGGCGAGATTGTCTACGGCGAGGGCGAGTCCGAGAACATGCTCGTCGAGTTCGCCCTGCAGTACACGGCGAGCTACAAGGAAAACACCTACACCTTCGCCAACAACATCCGGACCATCGAGGGCGGCACGCACCTGGCCGGGTACAAGACCGCCCTGACCAGGGCCATCAACAGCTACATCCAGAGCGCGGATCTGCCCAAGAAGCTCATCCAGAAGCTGACCGGCGACGACGTGCGCGAGGGACTGACCTCGGTCATCTCGGTCAAGCTGCCCAACCCGCAGTTCGAGGGCCAGACCAAGACCAAGCTCGGCAACTCCGAGGCCGCCGGCCTGGTGGCCGGCGTGATCTACGACAAGCTGAACACCTTCTTCGAGGAGAACCCCAAGGAAGCGCGCTTCATCATTGAGAAGGTCGTGGACGCGGCCCGGGCGCGCGAGGCGGCCCGCAAGGCCCGCGACCTGGTCCGGCGCAAGGGCGCCCTGTCGGACAATGCCCTGCCCGGCAAACTGGCCGACTGCCAGTCCAAGTCCCCCGAGGACTCGGAGATATTCCTGGTGGAGGGCGACTCCGCAGGCGGTTCGGCCAAGCAGGGCCGCGACCCCAAGATCCAGGCCATCCTGCCCCTGCGCGGCAAGATCCTGAACGTGGAGAAGACCCGGCTGGACAAGATGCTCGGCAACAAGGAAATCCGGGCCATGATCACCGCCTTTGGCATCGGCATCGGCCACGAAGAGGACGAGAAGGACTACAGCAAGCTGCGCTACCACAAGATCGTCATCATGACCGATGCCGACGTGGACGGCTCGCACATCCGCACCCTGCTGCTGACCTTCTTCTTCCGGCAGTACGAGGAGCTGATCAACCGCGGCCACATCTACATCGCCCAGCCGCCGCTCTACCGGGCCAGCAAGGGCAAGTTCGAGCGGTTCATCAAGGACGACGTGGAGCTGGACAACTTCCTGCTGGAGCGCGTCGGCGGCGACCTGTCCGTGAAGACCGGCAATGGCAAGGTCCTGGAGGGACAGAAGCTCATCGGGGTCATGGACAAGATCCGCTTCCTGCGCACCCGGTTCCACGAGGCCGAGACCGTGGGCATCGACGCCATCCTGTACCGCAAGCTCCTGAACTTCCCGGAGCGCATCTCGTACACCTATTTCGAGGAGCACGACCCCGAGAAGTTCAAGCGGGACTTCGAGACCAACGGCTACCAGGTGCAGATCGAGACCGAGCACGACGCCGAGATGGACAAGGACCGCACCTACCTGGATTTCGAGAACGAGAACGGCCACCGCACCCGGCTGGCCATGGAGTTCTTCTACTCCAAGCTCTACAAGACGGCCTACAACACCTACGGCGAGCTCAAGGAGGTCTGCGGCGGGTTCGAGTTCGTCCTGGACCTGAAAGAGGAGCAGCGGCCCGTTTCCGGCTTCTTCAGCCTGTATGACGCGGTCATCGAGGAGGCCCATCGCGGCTGGTCCATCCAGCGCTACAAGGGCCTGGGCGAAATGAACCCGGAACAGCTCTGGGAGACGACCATGAACCCGGAAAACCGGACCATGCTCCGGGTGACCATCGAGGACGCGGCCGCGGCCAACGACATCTTCGTGGACCTCATGGGCGACAACGTGGAACCGCGCCGGGAATTCATCGAGAAGAACGCCCTGGCCGTCCAGGAGCTGGACATCTAG